One Lacunisphaera limnophila DNA window includes the following coding sequences:
- a CDS encoding WD40 repeat domain-containing protein, with translation MNFAKHWAATLDDYAIDLAWSPDGTLLAAASAAGGITLFDAATGAVRHQLPGHADGANCLAWSPAPAPTSLLATGGQDGCVRFWDALTGRQTAEVKIGPAWVEHLCWFPVGSPLAGAASDAGQPASAPRLFAAAGKKLVALHPDGSSAHAFPDAPKTISALSVSPSSVLAAAYFGGVCTWDATTFTACKEFPYGNAIYALTWSPDSRWLVAGCHDNAVHLWAPAEADLELHMSGYETRLKELSFSHDSKWLATGGGRDACVWDCAGAGPEGREPLLLPHDARVCAVAFQHAHSLLATGSANGQFTLWMPSRKNPLVAEVTMPSSATKFAWRADDAGLAVGTEKGQVFVFKTT, from the coding sequence CCGCCGCCGGCGGCATCACCCTCTTTGACGCCGCCACCGGCGCCGTGCGACACCAGCTCCCTGGCCACGCCGATGGCGCTAACTGCCTCGCCTGGTCACCCGCCCCAGCCCCCACCTCCCTGCTCGCCACCGGCGGCCAGGACGGCTGCGTGCGCTTCTGGGACGCACTCACCGGCCGCCAGACCGCCGAGGTGAAAATCGGCCCCGCCTGGGTCGAACACCTGTGCTGGTTCCCTGTGGGCAGCCCGCTCGCGGGCGCTGCATCGGACGCGGGCCAGCCCGCGTCCGCCCCCCGCCTCTTCGCCGCCGCCGGCAAAAAACTTGTCGCCCTCCATCCGGACGGCTCCAGCGCCCACGCCTTCCCCGACGCGCCGAAGACCATCTCCGCCCTGTCGGTCTCTCCGTCCTCCGTCCTCGCCGCCGCCTACTTCGGCGGGGTCTGCACCTGGGACGCGACCACGTTCACCGCCTGCAAGGAATTCCCTTACGGCAACGCCATCTACGCGCTCACCTGGTCGCCCGACAGCCGCTGGCTCGTCGCCGGCTGCCACGACAACGCCGTCCACCTCTGGGCCCCGGCCGAAGCCGACCTCGAGTTGCACATGAGCGGCTATGAGACCCGCCTCAAGGAACTCTCCTTCAGCCACGATTCGAAGTGGCTCGCCACCGGCGGCGGCCGCGACGCCTGCGTCTGGGATTGCGCCGGCGCCGGCCCCGAAGGCCGCGAGCCGCTGCTCCTGCCCCATGACGCCCGCGTCTGCGCCGTGGCCTTTCAACACGCCCATAGCCTCCTCGCCACCGGCTCGGCCAACGGCCAGTTCACCCTCTGGATGCCCTCGCGCAAGAACCCGCTGGTCGCCGAGGTGACCATGCCTTCCTCCGCGACGAAATTCGCCTGGCGCGCCGACGACGCCGGCCTCGCCGTCGGCACGGAGAAAGGCCAGGTCTTCGTGTTCAAGACCACCTGA
- a CDS encoding PAS domain-containing hybrid sensor histidine kinase/response regulator, whose protein sequence is MSLTPPSPVPGRTPPDDTPALLAAIVNSAEDAIIGKSLDGMVTYWNRGAERIFGYTAAEMLGRPITELFPVDRFNEESLILTRIRAGETVRHFETIRRRKDGTLIDISATISPIRAADGRIVGASKIARDITEHRRNETRIENLATNLDRIYRQVPGVIYQFMLRPDGTACMPFASEGARQVFEVAPDDLRESVTALFDKIIPEDLVVLNADIQASARTLSPHHHEFRIRRASGAIAWLRGDSMPERLPDGSVVWHGFVSDITATRLLENKLVESAKLESLGVLAGGIAHDFNNLLTGILGNASLARQELPPSSLGQPMLDQIETAARRAADLCKQMLAYSGKGRFVVQNLDLNKLIEDTTHLLQISIAKNCVLRFNLARSLPVIKADATQLRQVIMNLVINGSEAIGSRSGVLALSTGIARVDDEYIKGFRPDASPPLGDYVFIEVSDNGCGMDTATLAKIFDPFFTTKFTGRGLGLAAVLGIVRGHKGGLKVYSEPGKGTTFKLFFPVSTGRAQDSATPFADTAPFQGSGVVLVVDDEETVRTVAARMMERLGFTVVTAVDGRDGMEKFRAEPGRFTLVLLDLTMPHLDGEETFRQMRILNPGVRVILTSGFNQQEAVNRFIGKGLAGFIQKPFELASLVQVIRSVLPHN, encoded by the coding sequence GTGAGCCTCACGCCGCCATCCCCGGTCCCCGGCCGCACCCCGCCCGACGATACCCCCGCCCTCCTCGCGGCCATCGTCAACTCGGCCGAGGACGCCATCATCGGCAAGTCGCTCGACGGGATGGTGACGTACTGGAACCGCGGCGCGGAGCGAATCTTCGGCTACACCGCCGCCGAGATGCTCGGCCGGCCCATCACCGAGCTCTTTCCCGTCGACCGGTTCAATGAGGAAAGCCTCATCCTCACCCGCATCCGCGCCGGCGAGACCGTCCGTCATTTTGAAACCATCCGCCGGCGGAAGGACGGCACCCTGATCGACATCTCCGCCACCATCTCCCCGATCCGCGCCGCCGACGGTCGCATCGTGGGCGCCTCCAAGATCGCCCGCGACATCACCGAGCACCGGCGCAACGAGACCCGGATCGAGAACCTCGCCACCAATCTCGACCGCATCTACCGGCAGGTGCCGGGGGTGATCTACCAGTTCATGCTCCGGCCTGACGGCACGGCCTGCATGCCTTTCGCCAGCGAGGGCGCGCGCCAGGTTTTTGAAGTCGCGCCGGACGACCTCCGCGAGAGCGTCACCGCCCTGTTCGACAAGATCATCCCCGAGGACCTCGTGGTGCTCAACGCCGACATCCAGGCATCCGCCCGCACCCTCTCGCCCCACCACCACGAGTTCCGGATCCGCCGCGCCAGCGGCGCCATCGCCTGGCTCCGCGGCGACTCCATGCCCGAGCGGCTTCCGGACGGCAGTGTCGTCTGGCACGGCTTCGTCAGCGACATCACCGCGACCCGCCTGCTCGAGAACAAGCTGGTCGAGAGCGCCAAGCTCGAGAGCCTCGGCGTGCTTGCCGGCGGCATCGCCCACGACTTCAACAACCTGCTCACCGGCATCCTCGGCAACGCCTCCCTTGCCCGCCAGGAACTGCCCCCCTCCTCCCTCGGCCAGCCCATGCTCGACCAGATCGAGACCGCCGCCCGCCGCGCCGCCGACCTCTGCAAGCAGATGCTCGCCTACTCCGGCAAGGGCCGCTTCGTCGTCCAGAACCTCGACCTCAACAAGCTCATCGAGGACACCACCCACCTGCTCCAGATCTCCATCGCGAAGAACTGCGTCCTGCGCTTCAACCTCGCCCGCAGCCTCCCGGTGATCAAGGCCGACGCCACCCAGCTGCGCCAGGTCATCATGAACCTGGTCATCAACGGCTCGGAGGCGATCGGCAGCCGCAGCGGCGTGCTCGCCCTCTCCACCGGCATCGCCCGGGTCGACGACGAATACATCAAGGGCTTCCGGCCCGACGCCTCCCCGCCGCTCGGCGACTACGTCTTCATCGAGGTCAGCGACAACGGCTGCGGCATGGACACCGCCACCCTCGCCAAGATCTTCGATCCCTTCTTCACCACAAAATTCACCGGCCGCGGCCTCGGCCTCGCCGCCGTGCTTGGCATCGTCCGCGGCCACAAGGGCGGCCTGAAGGTCTACTCCGAGCCCGGCAAGGGCACCACGTTCAAGCTCTTCTTCCCCGTCTCCACCGGCCGGGCGCAGGACAGCGCCACACCCTTCGCCGATACCGCGCCCTTCCAGGGCTCCGGCGTCGTGCTCGTGGTCGATGATGAGGAGACGGTCCGCACCGTCGCCGCCCGCATGATGGAGCGCCTCGGTTTCACCGTCGTGACGGCCGTCGATGGCCGCGACGGCATGGAAAAATTCCGCGCCGAGCCCGGTCGCTTCACCCTCGTCCTGCTCGATCTCACCATGCCCCACCTCGACGGCGAGGAGACCTTCCGCCAGATGCGCATCCTCAATCCCGGGGTCCGCGTCATCCTCACCAGCGGTTTCAACCAGCAGGAAGCCGTCAATCGCTTCATCGGCAAGGGCCTCGCCGGCTTCATCCAGAAACCCTTCGAGCTCGCCAGCCTCGTCCAGGTCATCCGCAGCGTGCTCCCCCACAACTGA
- a CDS encoding toll/interleukin-1 receptor domain-containing protein, whose translation MPPSPSVFLSYASADRAVARALRDTLAAAGLDVWLDEEELAGGEAWDAKIRHQIRTCTYFMPVISATTEQRREGYFRREWRLAVERTLDQADDVLFLVPVVIDDTPDHGARVPERFLSVQWLRAPGGTATPALRELAARLATGETHTPAAAGRPAVAAPAPAPARENRRRGTPPPLPRFPAYPQPGQQNRFVYDVLLWAGHLIHALWLRLPRVLQLFGAALLIIKLIGWIFSDPSPAEESPAQDQPTAATSPAATTPRMEPVTLDRTEAALKNLVGAAAHTFQIGRPLAVISFGGDDPAAQRYAAAVFDATYDPLREPAPDQVALSPLPLEPDEDADDALARGTQLHSRFLLTGVARRPSAEGAVVFTASLYAVETRSVLWTENFDASKVDAPTAAAQLVAAVRRHTAPPADPAPLAANTPLPGSPPAP comes from the coding sequence TTGCCTCCGTCCCCCTCGGTCTTCCTGAGCTACGCCTCAGCCGACCGGGCCGTGGCGCGCGCCCTGCGCGACACCCTCGCTGCGGCCGGTCTCGATGTCTGGCTCGACGAGGAGGAACTCGCCGGGGGCGAGGCCTGGGACGCCAAGATCCGCCACCAGATCCGCACCTGCACCTATTTCATGCCGGTCATCTCCGCCACGACGGAGCAACGCCGCGAGGGCTACTTCCGCCGCGAATGGCGCCTGGCCGTCGAGCGCACCCTCGACCAGGCGGACGATGTCCTCTTCCTGGTGCCCGTCGTAATCGACGACACCCCCGACCATGGCGCGCGGGTGCCGGAACGCTTCCTGTCCGTCCAATGGCTGCGCGCCCCCGGCGGCACGGCCACGCCGGCCCTGCGCGAACTGGCCGCCCGCCTGGCCACCGGCGAGACCCACACTCCCGCGGCCGCCGGCCGACCCGCGGTCGCGGCACCGGCCCCCGCTCCGGCCCGCGAGAACCGCCGCCGCGGCACCCCGCCGCCGCTCCCCCGCTTCCCCGCCTACCCGCAGCCCGGCCAGCAAAACCGCTTTGTGTACGATGTCTTGCTCTGGGCCGGTCACCTGATCCACGCCCTCTGGCTCCGCTTGCCGCGCGTCCTCCAGCTCTTCGGCGCCGCCCTGCTCATCATCAAGCTCATCGGCTGGATCTTCTCGGATCCCAGCCCGGCCGAAGAGTCCCCGGCCCAGGACCAACCCACCGCCGCCACCTCGCCCGCCGCCACCACCCCTCGCATGGAGCCGGTGACCCTCGACCGCACCGAGGCCGCCCTCAAAAACCTGGTCGGCGCCGCCGCCCACACCTTCCAAATCGGCCGGCCGCTGGCGGTCATCAGCTTCGGCGGTGACGACCCCGCCGCCCAACGGTACGCCGCCGCCGTCTTCGACGCCACCTACGACCCCTTGCGTGAGCCCGCCCCGGACCAGGTCGCGCTCAGCCCTCTGCCGCTGGAGCCAGACGAGGACGCGGACGATGCCCTCGCCCGCGGCACCCAGCTGCACAGCCGCTTCCTGCTCACCGGCGTGGCCCGCCGGCCGTCGGCCGAGGGCGCCGTCGTCTTCACCGCCAGCCTCTACGCCGTGGAAACCCGGAGCGTGTTGTGGACGGAAAACTTCGATGCCAGCAAGGTCGACGCCCCGACGGCCGCCGCGCAACTGGTCGCCGCCGTCCGCCGCCACACCGCGCCGCCCGCCGACCCGGCGCCGCTCGCTGCAAACACGCCGCTGCCGGGCTCGCCCCCGGCACCGTAA